Proteins encoded in a region of the Bombiscardovia apis genome:
- a CDS encoding InlB B-repeat-containing protein translates to MQGITISSLEGLNLLRNLVHANFSGDKNIADLSPLEHLQHLKTLDVSDNKVVDISPLKGLGELSEVRLAGNHIADLTPISPLLPQLTTDKKRGFTGNDILLPDGAPAQLQEVRLKTGLVDSSVQPVRGAKVDLDSISPAGGKYDAATGDVVWSQARPDTTYSFAYSAKVQTKDAEVTYSGTVKQYVRAAKHHVHFVAEDGTTPSSVPDIDVDDDQSLDQFMPPDDELPTQEGKSLSWTQAESGAAWDINTGKIEKDLVLRETWSALQMDSKRLQPRGGNPNWDIMYRYCSGSLDINGGQWAGSAIQNEYYRRWQSRDLCNDDLRPSLITAPSGVGVNVVAGSGIFIEYRPGYSFEGWLTDDGRKWDFLRDKVSKNGPTQHAKGYPGMVLHANWVRVWKVTVECNGGVCPIRTQYVHDGEYAQSSGPPIYKLGYNFEGWTDDRGRTWTGASSYPITGDITLTAHWSIRSYNITFHANDNSGRNYSFTAVYQSTINQSDAPTYSRNGYKFLGWSRSPTSTVADVTLPCTVTYTDMNFYAVWSQRVMVNVTFNTDGGTAIPVRQVEKGTPIGTGVPNPTKNGYDFRYWTTSSGVQWDLANEPVNADMTLYAKWEIRTFVIHFDTNGGSPTIPDSNVRYKESVARPENPSRNGYDFAGWFTSSDEPWDFGTAVTSSLTLKAKWDSYEFVMSQNRGPKAGGTAVSIEQTRPSNVKFTQVAGGDDFSLALGSDGYLYSWGKNVYGQLGDNTNTNRTMPVRVRTPAGVTFSSIAVSSKTGLAVGSDGKAYAWGLNWGQLGNSSSADKTYPVVFQLPAGVRAQQVAGGSRHSLVLGDDGKVYAAGFNAYHQVSDDPRTGMITTPVAVSAPGGHRFTAVAAGDNHSLALSEDGTLWAWGDNGSNQLGFAGASTGAPRSVTMPAGVVFTSMSAGSNFSAAISSTGDVYTWGANGAGQLGNGNTTSVGVPTKIALPAGSTPVARLAAHGTHILALTDSQQAYAWGNNANGQLGNGSTSNATSPISITLPGGATPASVGAGSSHSLAVSTKGDLYTWGSNAESQLGNGSNTEQHSPTASKLVTIAVTDAKFGNTAATGSTNSAGVWKGSSPAHAAGNVSVAVSWTIAGMKQTNTSLSWYYTDSFTIHFDLGGAPGNAPADQTFEEGQGKHATWPVVPIRPGYEFAGWFTASGQPFDFTTPVRASVNLTARWDVSEFKLTPQAGRVTGGTHLTLSGPGQPGFRFTQVCAGSDYSVALGSNGLIYAWGNNSSNQLGDESTVTRRAPVRVHTPAGVTFTSIAASPKSDYTMAVGSDGKAYAWGSNRYGLLSNGGNRDNTKPEEYILPAGVKAVEVAAGIRHSLVLSQDGKVYATGVNYYGEVANNTNVNTYYTAIPVSLPAGKRFVHIAAGEYFSLALSSDGQLYSWGYNNNGRLGDGDITEHADPRPVSLPPGVSFTQIAAQHDYAAAIGDDNNVYTWGSNVKGQLGTGDTTPRRQPTKITLPGSAKAASIATGESHTLALTTTGSAYAWGNDGYGQLGTGNSVDQLSPTPLSGVGNNTFTTISAGYDHSLAVNTAGDMYAWGSSADGRLGDGTFYNKNEPSPVTKLTNNVTGFNLGGTAVTGFSSTGGGSWKADSAAHADGKVDVEIHWSKAGEEQTYTITKGYEYYTFAKLTKAGALPAKRTAGLTLIASSSCLAGCYIIMRKRQGAGRHAMR, encoded by the coding sequence GTGCAGGGTATTACTATATCGTCGTTGGAAGGCTTGAACTTACTGCGCAATCTAGTTCATGCTAATTTCTCCGGGGATAAGAATATAGCAGATTTGTCTCCGCTTGAGCATTTGCAACACTTGAAAACGCTTGATGTTAGCGACAATAAAGTCGTTGACATTTCGCCACTCAAGGGGCTCGGTGAGCTGAGCGAGGTCCGTCTAGCAGGCAATCACATAGCTGACCTGACACCCATCTCGCCCTTACTGCCGCAGCTAACTACTGACAAGAAGCGAGGTTTTACGGGCAACGATATATTACTGCCCGACGGTGCGCCTGCCCAGCTTCAAGAAGTGAGACTCAAGACAGGTCTAGTAGACTCATCTGTGCAACCAGTCCGTGGAGCCAAAGTTGATTTAGATTCTATTAGCCCGGCCGGCGGCAAATATGATGCAGCCACGGGAGACGTGGTTTGGTCACAGGCAAGGCCAGACACAACATATTCTTTCGCATACAGTGCTAAAGTCCAAACAAAAGATGCTGAAGTCACCTATTCCGGTACGGTAAAGCAGTATGTGCGCGCTGCCAAGCACCATGTGCATTTCGTGGCCGAAGACGGCACCACCCCATCTTCCGTGCCCGACATTGATGTTGACGATGACCAGTCTTTGGACCAGTTCATGCCTCCAGATGACGAGCTTCCTACCCAAGAGGGTAAGAGTCTCTCCTGGACGCAGGCAGAGAGCGGTGCGGCCTGGGATATAAACACAGGGAAAATTGAGAAAGACCTCGTGCTGCGTGAGACTTGGTCCGCATTGCAAATGGACAGCAAGCGGTTACAGCCTCGAGGAGGAAACCCTAATTGGGACATTATGTATCGGTATTGTTCAGGCTCTCTTGATATTAATGGAGGACAGTGGGCTGGTAGTGCGATTCAAAATGAATATTACAGAAGGTGGCAGAGTAGGGATCTCTGCAATGACGATTTAAGGCCTTCACTTATAACCGCGCCTTCTGGTGTTGGCGTTAACGTTGTCGCTGGCAGTGGCATATTTATAGAGTATCGGCCTGGTTATTCTTTTGAAGGTTGGCTAACGGATGACGGTCGGAAATGGGACTTTCTTCGTGACAAGGTATCTAAAAATGGTCCTACACAGCACGCAAAAGGTTATCCGGGTATGGTTTTGCATGCAAACTGGGTAAGAGTCTGGAAAGTTACTGTAGAGTGCAACGGCGGAGTGTGCCCGATACGTACGCAATATGTGCATGATGGTGAGTATGCTCAGAGTAGCGGACCGCCTATTTATAAGTTGGGTTACAATTTTGAAGGTTGGACTGATGATAGAGGGCGAACGTGGACTGGCGCATCCTCTTATCCAATAACGGGAGATATTACTCTAACCGCACACTGGTCAATACGGTCATACAATATAACATTTCATGCTAATGATAATTCAGGAAGAAATTACTCATTTACGGCGGTCTACCAAAGTACAATTAATCAGTCTGACGCCCCCACTTATAGCAGGAACGGGTATAAGTTCTTGGGATGGTCGCGTAGTCCTACTTCAACAGTAGCTGATGTCACACTCCCGTGTACAGTTACTTACACGGACATGAATTTCTATGCGGTTTGGTCGCAGCGTGTTATGGTCAACGTTACGTTCAATACAGATGGTGGGACTGCAATTCCGGTGCGCCAGGTAGAGAAAGGTACTCCTATCGGAACGGGGGTACCGAATCCAACGAAAAATGGTTACGACTTCCGATATTGGACCACTTCTTCAGGGGTTCAATGGGATTTGGCTAATGAACCTGTCAATGCCGATATGACTCTTTACGCCAAGTGGGAGATTAGGACGTTCGTTATTCATTTTGATACGAACGGAGGTTCGCCAACCATACCCGACAGCAACGTACGGTACAAGGAATCAGTGGCTCGTCCAGAGAATCCGAGTCGCAACGGCTACGATTTTGCTGGTTGGTTTACTTCGAGCGATGAGCCTTGGGATTTTGGTACGGCTGTTACGTCGAGTTTGACGTTGAAGGCGAAGTGGGATTCGTATGAGTTTGTGATGTCGCAGAATCGTGGTCCTAAGGCTGGTGGTACTGCGGTGTCTATTGAGCAGACTCGGCCTTCTAATGTGAAGTTTACGCAGGTTGCTGGTGGCGATGATTTCAGTCTTGCATTGGGTTCGGATGGTTATCTTTACTCGTGGGGTAAGAACGTGTATGGGCAGCTTGGTGATAATACGAATACTAATAGGACGATGCCGGTGCGGGTGCGCACTCCTGCTGGCGTGACGTTTAGTAGTATCGCTGTGAGCTCGAAAACGGGGTTGGCTGTTGGCTCTGACGGTAAAGCGTATGCTTGGGGTTTGAACTGGGGCCAGTTGGGCAACAGCAGTTCTGCGGATAAGACATATCCGGTAGTATTCCAGTTGCCTGCTGGCGTGCGTGCTCAGCAGGTAGCGGGAGGTTCTCGTCACTCGCTTGTTTTAGGCGATGACGGCAAAGTGTATGCAGCTGGTTTTAATGCGTATCACCAAGTCAGTGATGATCCTAGAACGGGTATGATCACTACCCCTGTCGCGGTTAGTGCTCCTGGTGGTCACCGTTTCACGGCGGTAGCGGCTGGCGATAATCATTCGTTAGCGTTGAGTGAGGATGGCACGCTTTGGGCTTGGGGCGACAATGGTAGTAACCAGCTCGGTTTTGCTGGCGCTAGCACTGGCGCACCGCGCTCTGTTACCATGCCTGCCGGGGTTGTGTTTACCAGTATGAGTGCTGGAAGCAATTTTTCGGCAGCTATCAGCAGTACTGGCGACGTTTACACGTGGGGCGCTAACGGTGCAGGCCAGCTAGGTAACGGGAATACCACAAGTGTTGGTGTTCCTACAAAGATTGCCTTGCCTGCTGGTAGCACTCCTGTCGCACGGTTAGCAGCTCATGGCACTCACATACTAGCGTTGACAGATAGTCAACAAGCCTACGCTTGGGGCAATAACGCGAACGGGCAGTTGGGCAACGGGTCAACCAGTAACGCTACCAGCCCCATCAGCATAACCCTGCCCGGTGGCGCTACACCCGCCTCTGTGGGGGCCGGTAGTTCGCACAGTCTCGCAGTCAGCACGAAAGGCGACCTCTACACGTGGGGCAGCAACGCTGAAAGCCAACTCGGCAACGGTAGCAACACCGAACAACACTCTCCTACAGCCAGCAAACTCGTCACTATTGCAGTGACCGACGCGAAGTTCGGCAATACTGCTGCTACGGGTAGTACTAATAGTGCGGGCGTGTGGAAGGGGTCAAGTCCCGCTCACGCTGCTGGCAACGTTTCAGTAGCAGTATCTTGGACGATTGCAGGCATGAAACAAACCAACACAAGCCTGTCTTGGTATTACACCGATAGTTTCACTATCCACTTCGATTTAGGCGGCGCTCCGGGTAATGCGCCCGCGGATCAGACCTTCGAGGAAGGACAGGGCAAGCATGCTACTTGGCCGGTTGTTCCTATCCGCCCCGGCTACGAGTTTGCTGGCTGGTTTACCGCTAGCGGTCAGCCTTTCGATTTCACCACGCCCGTGCGTGCGAGTGTGAATTTGACTGCTCGTTGGGATGTGTCTGAGTTCAAGCTCACTCCGCAAGCGGGCCGTGTTACTGGTGGTACGCATTTGACGCTTTCTGGTCCGGGTCAGCCTGGTTTTAGGTTTACTCAGGTGTGTGCTGGTTCTGACTATAGTGTGGCTTTGGGTTCTAATGGGCTTATTTATGCGTGGGGTAATAATAGTTCGAACCAGTTGGGTGATGAGTCTACCGTTACTCGTCGCGCTCCAGTGCGCGTGCACACTCCGGCTGGGGTTACGTTTACTAGTATTGCCGCGAGCCCCAAATCGGATTATACCATGGCTGTTGGTAGTGATGGGAAGGCGTATGCGTGGGGTTCCAACAGGTACGGACTGCTTTCTAACGGCGGTAATCGTGATAATACCAAGCCTGAAGAGTATATACTGCCGGCGGGGGTGAAAGCTGTTGAGGTTGCTGCTGGTATCAGACACAGTCTTGTTTTGAGTCAGGATGGGAAAGTGTACGCGACGGGAGTAAATTATTACGGTGAGGTTGCGAACAATACTAATGTTAATACTTATTACACAGCTATCCCAGTGAGCCTGCCTGCCGGGAAGAGGTTTGTGCATATCGCAGCTGGTGAGTATTTCAGTCTTGCTTTAAGTAGTGACGGCCAGTTGTATTCCTGGGGTTATAACAACAATGGACGGTTGGGGGACGGGGACATAACAGAACATGCTGATCCCAGGCCCGTTAGCCTGCCGCCGGGTGTTTCCTTCACACAGATTGCAGCGCAGCACGACTATGCTGCTGCTATCGGCGATGATAACAACGTCTACACTTGGGGCTCTAACGTGAAGGGGCAACTCGGAACTGGTGACACCACGCCACGTAGACAACCCACTAAAATTACACTGCCCGGCAGTGCGAAAGCGGCGAGCATAGCCACGGGAGAGAGTCATACACTCGCACTAACTACTACCGGCAGTGCGTACGCTTGGGGTAACGACGGGTACGGGCAGCTGGGTACCGGTAATTCCGTTGACCAGCTTTCACCTACACCGCTCAGTGGCGTAGGCAATAACACGTTCACCACTATTTCTGCCGGCTACGACCACTCCCTAGCTGTGAATACTGCTGGTGACATGTATGCCTGGGGCAGTAGCGCTGATGGTCGACTCGGCGACGGCACTTTCTATAACAAAAATGAGCCCTCACCCGTAACCAAACTCACCAACAACGTGACAGGCTTCAACCTAGGGGGCACGGCTGTGACTGGGTTTAGCTCCACCGGCGGCGGCAGCTGGAAAGCAGACAGCGCAGCGCACGCCGACGGCAAAGTCGACGTTGAAATACACTGGAGCAAGGCAGGCGAAGAGCAAACGTACACCATTACTAAGGGTTACGAGTACTACACCTTCGCCAAACTTACCAAAGCTGGGGCACTGCCGGCTAAGCGCACGGCCGGACTCACGCTGATTGCCTCAAGCAGCTGCCTAGCTGGCTGCTATATCATCATGCGCAAACGGCAGGGTGCTGGACGGCACGCAATGCGATAA
- a CDS encoding InlB B-repeat-containing protein translates to MPIPLTGEDDKKPATEFVATQEEYDQIKQLDVSGKAVSNLKGVGLLKNLEKADFSNTQNIVDVNPLTSLKRLSTLYLAHNKIANVAPLVELPGLTDVSLEGNRISDITPILPMLDKLEKITGDGLTSNIIEQEELSPNNMAGLKLKTGVIDSGEQTQFAAVDTSSIQPAGGEYNPKTGEVVWDQVSAGTTYSFHFSGSAKRESLTIPFSGTKKVHIRAARHHVQLLAEDGVTPSAVPSPDVDDEHTLAEFLPAKDQMPRRDQWRLDWVKADDGQYWSAQTQKITSDLTLKEHWVPAGMKARGVEPRECITTPWGDYAHGEAYAQGGVGAPKRWTSVDAVVYYDSCNPTRRTKIRPLPPEDGSYFSKPSVSGTNYYFIGWYTASGSKWNFNRDTVEVTNTNYHSDPNEWYTFLIDFNLYARWGVYRTLTYKMNGCGRDYVDSYMKEGDRIYDSSYRGRPCPSDPHLKFSHWSTYAGGWATTIPTTMPARDLTFWANWTKAWTVSFNTNGGTAMPSISVDDGSYIGSQASLPSKTGYDLAYWTDNYGYTWNNLNSRTVTRDITLTAQWTPRTYTATFYANDGTGRSASTSATYNSYLSTSSAPTYTRNSYRLVGWATSSTASVPDWNFNTSRITGNTSLYAVWKQQATVTFDAGGGSVVPSRTVDIGMPVGSGVSNPSRQGYSFDYWATSSGTRWNLAADPVNSDMTLYAKWKGDLYTVHFDSNGGTSTQPDVQVHFGETIPNTNGPAAPAHPADRPAKRFLGWYKSPSGAGSAWNFAFDRLSDLSASKEFTLYARWSEQRTVTFDPDQGNLAPAMPSASVVVNDGEPVAKPDDPTRNGHTFQGWYTTDSSPAQWSFTTPVTANMTLKARWQRNNYNAKFHANDNSGRTDSFTIAYGSTIPSSSIPRYSRTGYRFVGWSTNPNATNPNWFEYWGIWGHTDIYAIWVQQVTVTFDTDGAASIPAKTIDKGLSVGAGIADPSKDGYRFDYWMTSAGGRWDLVNDRVQADMTVKAHFTKYVHVTFVTNGGGTVPQQAFWGDQPASNPGAAVSKPGYHLLGWYRNANFTGSAWIFSDIVADDLTLYAKWEADLYTVHFDSKGGRSTPSDVQVRFDSLIPKPTNPLPPAHGPNDADKIFLGWSTNPNVSGSFMPWQFNYDHLNQTSPTHEFTLYAVWSFQWRLTFDPNGGALASSTIPTRLINSGTSVFPPANPVRAGWFFDGWYDDTTNVKWFRNGWSQSIMRDTTLTAHWASPMTLPETGSISGQRLTGLTLIASSSLALPTLLFFKKRSRSKTE, encoded by the coding sequence GTGCCAATTCCCCTCACTGGCGAGGATGACAAGAAGCCGGCTACGGAATTTGTTGCAACTCAAGAAGAATACGACCAGATAAAACAGCTAGATGTAAGCGGCAAGGCAGTATCAAACCTCAAAGGTGTGGGTTTGCTGAAAAACTTGGAAAAGGCCGATTTCAGTAATACTCAAAATATTGTCGATGTGAATCCTCTGACCTCTCTTAAGCGATTGTCAACCCTGTATTTGGCTCACAACAAGATTGCAAATGTGGCACCCCTAGTGGAACTGCCGGGTTTAACTGACGTAAGTCTCGAAGGCAATCGCATAAGCGACATCACACCAATTCTCCCCATGCTCGACAAGCTGGAGAAGATTACTGGCGATGGTTTGACGAGCAATATCATTGAGCAGGAAGAGCTTTCGCCCAATAATATGGCAGGTCTCAAACTTAAGACGGGTGTCATTGATTCGGGGGAGCAGACGCAGTTTGCCGCTGTCGATACGAGTTCGATACAGCCGGCCGGGGGAGAATATAATCCTAAAACGGGCGAAGTTGTGTGGGACCAAGTGAGTGCTGGCACCACTTATTCTTTCCATTTTAGTGGCAGCGCTAAGAGGGAGAGCTTAACTATTCCATTCTCGGGCACGAAGAAGGTCCACATTCGCGCGGCTCGGCACCACGTGCAACTGCTGGCTGAAGACGGAGTGACCCCCTCTGCTGTACCAAGCCCTGATGTTGACGATGAGCATACACTTGCAGAGTTTCTGCCAGCCAAGGACCAGATGCCACGCCGCGATCAGTGGCGTTTAGACTGGGTCAAAGCAGACGATGGCCAGTATTGGAGCGCTCAAACCCAAAAGATTACTTCAGATTTGACGTTGAAAGAGCACTGGGTTCCAGCTGGTATGAAGGCTAGGGGAGTGGAACCTCGCGAATGCATTACTACTCCTTGGGGCGATTATGCGCACGGTGAAGCCTATGCGCAGGGAGGAGTCGGTGCCCCAAAGCGATGGACTTCAGTCGATGCGGTTGTGTATTACGACTCCTGCAATCCCACACGTCGCACTAAGATACGCCCCCTCCCTCCTGAAGACGGGTCCTATTTTTCTAAGCCAAGCGTGTCTGGAACCAATTACTACTTCATTGGCTGGTATACCGCAAGCGGTAGTAAGTGGAACTTTAACCGAGACACCGTCGAGGTGACTAATACCAATTATCACAGCGATCCTAACGAGTGGTACACCTTCCTCATAGACTTCAATCTGTATGCCCGGTGGGGTGTCTATCGCACCTTAACCTACAAAATGAACGGTTGCGGTAGAGATTATGTAGATAGTTATATGAAGGAGGGGGATCGCATTTATGATTCGTCATATCGCGGACGACCGTGCCCCTCGGATCCTCATTTGAAGTTTTCCCACTGGTCCACGTATGCCGGCGGCTGGGCTACAACTATCCCCACTACTATGCCTGCGCGTGACCTGACCTTCTGGGCAAACTGGACTAAAGCTTGGACGGTATCGTTTAACACAAATGGCGGGACAGCTATGCCTTCTATCAGTGTGGACGACGGCTCGTATATCGGTTCCCAGGCATCTCTTCCCAGTAAAACTGGCTACGATCTTGCTTATTGGACCGATAATTACGGATACACTTGGAACAACCTCAACTCTAGAACGGTCACACGCGACATAACGTTAACAGCGCAATGGACCCCGCGAACCTATACGGCGACTTTCTACGCCAATGACGGTACAGGCAGGTCTGCTTCAACTTCTGCCACTTACAACAGCTATCTTTCTACCTCTTCAGCGCCTACCTATACGCGCAATAGCTACCGCCTCGTGGGATGGGCCACGAGTTCAACAGCAAGCGTGCCTGACTGGAACTTTAATACCTCAAGAATAACGGGGAATACTAGTTTGTATGCCGTGTGGAAGCAGCAGGCGACAGTAACGTTTGATGCCGGCGGCGGTAGTGTTGTCCCTTCTCGGACAGTCGACATTGGCATGCCAGTGGGCTCTGGAGTCTCAAACCCCTCGCGGCAGGGTTATAGCTTCGACTACTGGGCTACATCTTCGGGAACTCGGTGGAATCTAGCTGCTGACCCGGTCAACTCAGATATGACCTTGTATGCTAAGTGGAAGGGTGATTTGTATACCGTACATTTTGACTCTAACGGGGGCACTTCTACCCAGCCCGACGTGCAGGTGCATTTCGGTGAGACCATACCAAATACGAATGGGCCTGCTGCTCCCGCTCATCCTGCAGACCGCCCGGCGAAGCGTTTCTTGGGCTGGTATAAGTCTCCTTCAGGTGCTGGTTCGGCTTGGAATTTTGCGTTCGATAGACTTTCGGATTTGTCTGCGAGCAAGGAGTTTACCCTGTATGCTCGCTGGTCAGAGCAACGCACTGTTACTTTCGATCCAGACCAAGGTAACTTAGCGCCGGCTATGCCCTCTGCCTCTGTGGTGGTCAACGATGGTGAGCCTGTTGCGAAACCGGACGATCCAACTCGTAATGGACACACTTTCCAGGGTTGGTATACAACTGATTCTTCCCCCGCGCAATGGTCGTTTACCACTCCTGTAACGGCTAACATGACCCTAAAAGCTCGTTGGCAGCGCAACAATTACAACGCTAAGTTCCATGCCAACGACAACAGCGGGCGCACTGATTCATTTACGATTGCCTATGGCAGTACGATTCCCTCAAGTTCTATCCCCCGCTATTCGCGCACTGGCTATCGTTTTGTAGGCTGGTCCACGAACCCGAATGCAACCAACCCCAATTGGTTTGAATACTGGGGAATCTGGGGGCATACAGACATTTATGCCATCTGGGTGCAGCAGGTGACGGTGACGTTTGACACTGATGGTGCTGCGTCAATTCCAGCTAAGACTATTGATAAGGGGCTGTCTGTGGGCGCAGGCATTGCTGATCCTTCAAAAGATGGTTATCGATTCGACTATTGGATGACTTCCGCGGGTGGTCGTTGGGATTTGGTTAACGATCGAGTTCAAGCGGATATGACAGTTAAGGCTCATTTTACTAAGTATGTGCATGTGACCTTCGTAACTAATGGCGGTGGTACCGTGCCACAGCAGGCTTTTTGGGGAGATCAGCCGGCCTCTAATCCAGGTGCAGCTGTGAGTAAACCCGGTTACCATCTGCTTGGCTGGTATCGAAACGCGAATTTCACTGGCTCCGCATGGATCTTTTCCGATATAGTGGCCGATGATCTTACTCTGTATGCCAAGTGGGAGGCAGATTTATACACCGTACATTTTGACTCCAAGGGAGGTCGCTCCACTCCTTCCGACGTGCAGGTGCGGTTTGACTCTCTCATTCCTAAACCTACCAATCCTTTACCGCCAGCCCACGGTCCTAACGATGCTGATAAAATTTTCCTTGGTTGGTCTACAAATCCCAACGTTTCTGGTTCATTTATGCCGTGGCAGTTTAACTACGACCATTTGAACCAGACCTCACCTACTCATGAATTCACCTTATATGCCGTATGGTCCTTCCAGTGGCGGCTGACCTTTGATCCGAACGGCGGCGCGTTGGCCTCTTCAACGATTCCAACGCGTCTCATCAATAGCGGTACTAGTGTGTTTCCTCCGGCTAATCCGGTGAGAGCTGGCTGGTTCTTCGACGGATGGTATGACGATACTACTAATGTTAAGTGGTTCCGAAACGGCTGGTCGCAGTCGATTATGCGAGACACTACGCTGACTGCACACTGGGCTTCACCGATGACGCTACCTGAAACCGGCTCTATATCAGGCCAGCGCCTTACCGGTTTAACGTTGATTGCATCGTCTTCTCTTGCCTTACCGACTCTGCTCTTCTTCAAGAAACGTTCCCGTTCGAAGACTGAGTAA
- a CDS encoding Abi family protein, producing the protein MLTVSNQIDFLKERNVGFEVIDEEEASKYLTNNTYFFKLKSYLKNYQTDAQNNSKKSEYIESEFAHLQELSKLDYALSRLVLELASNVEHAMKVQFNQHIMNPISDIDVDELANTLLSSKTIRPLQNPYTESLYNSCNPNFHVWELWELLGFNDQINLYSAFQAKADIGDIATRNERNSLLFVTRMIRNAAAHGSCLLANVRQKAPSLANNKGSDHLIMREAMQMCEKKIYQKNRAKNLQIQLDTLIVHNFAAVLVSHLQFVQSQAVIEYGSTKVDTFITRVQKHQQGYYGHSGNHHITRNKHINNTLNAIIELCQGYKQQAAKYSQIPSIR; encoded by the coding sequence ATGCTAACCGTTTCAAATCAGATTGACTTCTTAAAAGAAAGAAACGTTGGCTTTGAAGTAATTGACGAAGAAGAGGCGAGCAAGTACCTCACAAATAACACATATTTCTTCAAACTTAAATCTTATTTGAAAAATTACCAAACGGACGCACAGAATAACAGCAAAAAAAGTGAATATATTGAGTCCGAATTTGCCCATCTCCAAGAATTATCAAAACTTGATTATGCACTCAGTCGCCTTGTCCTAGAACTCGCTTCAAATGTGGAACACGCGATGAAAGTACAATTTAATCAACATATTATGAATCCAATTAGCGATATCGATGTTGATGAACTTGCTAATACTCTCCTGAGCAGTAAGACAATTCGTCCTCTCCAGAACCCTTATACAGAATCTCTTTATAATTCGTGTAATCCTAATTTCCATGTCTGGGAATTGTGGGAACTCCTAGGCTTTAACGACCAAATAAATCTATATTCGGCATTCCAGGCAAAAGCTGATATTGGTGACATTGCAACGCGGAATGAGAGGAATAGTCTCTTATTTGTTACACGAATGATACGCAATGCTGCGGCACATGGCAGTTGCTTGCTTGCTAATGTAAGACAAAAAGCTCCTTCTTTAGCCAACAATAAGGGGAGTGATCATCTTATTATGCGTGAAGCAATGCAAATGTGCGAGAAGAAAATATATCAGAAAAACCGCGCAAAAAATTTGCAAATACAATTAGACACTCTTATAGTTCATAATTTTGCTGCTGTCCTTGTTAGTCATCTTCAATTTGTACAAAGTCAAGCCGTTATCGAATACGGCTCTACTAAAGTGGATACCTTTATTACACGAGTGCAAAAGCACCAACAAGGGTATTATGGTCATTCAGGCAATCACCATATAACTCGCAACAAACATATCAATAACACGTTAAACGCGATTATTGAACTTTGCCAAGGATACAAGCAGCAAGCAGCAAAATATAGCCAGATCCCATCAATCCGGTAA